Genomic segment of Danio aesculapii chromosome 25, fDanAes4.1, whole genome shotgun sequence:
TATCCCTCCTCCTCTTTGatcgggcaacacagtggctcagtgattagcactgttgcctcgcagcaagagggccacaggttcaaggccCATTCGAACCAGTTGGCACTTCCtgcgcggagtttgcatgttctccctgtgtttgcgtgggttttctccgggtcctccggtttcctcccacagttcaaaaacatgtatataagtgaatcagaatacagtcacaagcacccagCAAATACATGCCTAACCAACCAGCCAGAAGCGGGGGGGacattcgagaaacacctgatctcgtgtccctcctaatgctcattaaccaggcgggagccttgggctcatctatctccgagctcagggttctctcccgggacagcatgccaaacctgctattatagttaagcaatatctaagtgtgaactcttgaaatagtaaTTTGCATTGCCAAGTACTTTTTGGTCAACTTTAGAGGATTTTCTCAGAACCCTCAGATTTTAAAGTAGTATCTTGgccaaatactgtcctatcctaacaaaaaCTATACTTTATGTACTTGACTATAAGATAGATGGAAATCATATTTAATCAGCTTTaagctttaattaaaataaaaaaaaaaaaaacctttctgaCAGGTTTTGTGCACAAAGGTGACATATTGTACTGTTTAATATCAGCATAATATTGATGTTGGTCTTTATAAACTTTGTACTTTAGGTTTAAAGGtcccattaaattaaaataaagttttttagatgttagtatcagtattgctagttcttaagatatctataagccagtgtgctctaaaacagtgacaaaattagtgtttagaagatataaaactgatatccacatctaaagcttgtagtttgtttcttccgcctaaatggatcaacatatTTATTCACGTCACTTCATTCTTCAGTTTCTCATAAAattataaccaatcaaatgctctctggtatctgccatgccccgcccccttcaagatgcttctcatttgcttttcatttgatgtgcttgagctcaaccactctcactggcagagcggtgataaaacaaaatgctattggcgttttttttttaaaggggaggatcTACACTATGCcccgccctgtcttcatgtttcggttacgattacgtcaaacatcgaataaatatgcaaatttcaAAACGCAGCTACGGTTGCCagaattttaccattaaaagttagaaatatatattattgcgtctacaatatttttacagtagactaccatatttcagtcatttatagTGTGAATTCatcaatattttgaagaaatctacATATTGTATCTTTGTTAGACAGACAAAaacaggtggtgatgagaaagtccTCCATAATCAACCAAAGCTCATAACAACCAGTTTTTCCACAAGCAGAAAAACGGTAATATATAGAAAgcgctcagtgtcattcacaagAAATGTTAAATAACATCATGCTACACGTGAACGCTTATGTttgcagtttgttcaaactatttatttaaaatgagttaaaacaataCGTTTGCCcgttggcctcacagcaagaaggtcactcttttgagcctaggctgggtcagttggcgtttctgtgtggagtttgcatgttctccccgtattcgtgtgggtttcctctgggtttacCCCACaactccaaaaacatgtggtacaggtgaattgggtaagctaaattgtccgtagtgtatgagtgtgaatgagagtgtatgggtgtttcccagtgatgggttgcagctggaagggcatccgctacataaaacatgtgctagataagttggcagttcattccactttggagaccccagattaataaagggactaactcaaaaagaaaatgaatgaatgaatgaaacaatacaatttagggggacaacctaattgttgtatgttcaatccacttaaatttgtaaaaactaataagccagcttaattccttcatgttgtcccaacacaagctgattgtgtggaacccagcatttatttacagtttaacaCACGTAACACTAAAGTGATGCAATAAACATTAGACGTAACATGCAACTTTCATGTACATCATTAATGAAAACCCCCCCAAAAAGAACCACAGTTATGTccccaaaatacaacataaaaagcGAAgcgtcatgcagggaattctgggaaagtcaatgcACAGTTATTCACCCCATATACcatgaaaatacacttttaaccaggtttcagatttttactgtagcatttttagttttttaaaggcCTGTGAAGCACCTTTAAATGTTGAAATTGCGATGagcattttttattcgatgtttgacgtaatctcaactgaaaaatgaagagagggcagGGCATAAAGTAGcccctccccctttaaaaaaaaatcaaccaatagcgttttgttttatcactgctctgccaatgagagtgggtgagctcaagcgcatcaaagcAAATGAGTAGAAGGGGGGGCGGGGCATGtaagacactagagagcatttgattggtcaaaatatTTAATGAGAAGCTGAAGTCTGGTGAcgttaaaaaaattttttgatcCATTTAGTCGTAATTAACAAGCTTTGGATGTATACATCAGTTAAATAGGCAAATGTTGGAGCACACCAGCTTATCGATAACCTTAAAACTAACAGCtaagatttattattttaatttcacgggactaTTAAAAACAGCCATTTGACAATGTAGAATTCCACCACTATTATTAAAATTTCCATTGATGCACAGTTTTAGTATAAGATCATCCTACACACATTTCCTGACTGTTCGTGTGTTTACCTTTCAGGATAATGCACGTCCCTCCTGCTGCGGAGGAAGAAAGCACCATGAGTAACGTCACCGTCCTCGACAACACAGAGTCCGTAAGTCCCGTCATGACGGCAGCCGGCGGCCCGTATCCGTACCCGCTTAGCTTCCAAGTGTCTCTTACTGGATTCCTGATGCTGGAGATCGTCCTGGGACTGAGCAGCAACCTGACCGTGCTAGCGCTCTACTGCATGAAGTCCAACTTGGTCAATTCGGTCAGCAACATAGTCACGATGAACCTCCATGTGCTGGACGTGCTGGTGTGCGTTTGCTGTATCCCTTTAACCATCGTAGTGTTGATGCTTTCCTTACAAGGTGACACAGTGCTTGTTTGCTGCTTCCACGAGGCCTGCGTGTCATTTGCTAGCGTGGCTACAGCAGCTAACGTGCTAGCTATTACTTTAGACCGATACGACATATCCGTTAAACCGGCCAATCGCGTACTGACTATGGGGCGAGCGGTGGCTTTGCTGGGATGCATTTGGGTGCTGTCTTTTGTTAGCTTCTTGGTGCCGTTTATCGAAGTGGGATTTTTGGGACCGGAACCCACGTTAGCCAATCAAACCGCTGTCGTGCATGTTAACGAATATTACACCGAACTCGGTTTATACTACCACCTAGTGGCTCAAATCCCAATTTTTTGTTTGACTGCTGTGATTATGTTAGTGACGTACGCTAAGATACTCCAGGCGCTCAATATTCGAATTGGAACGCGCTTCCATGCGacgcagaagaagaagaaaaagttgCGAAGAAAGAAGAATTTTTCGCTAATGTCAACGTCCGAGCAGCAATTGCCAGAAATCACGGACGCCTCGCAGAGCAGTGGAGGAAATCGTGGAAATGCGCCGTTAGGTATGCGCACATCTGTTTCGGTGATTATCGCACTTCGTAGAGCGGTTAAACGCCACCGGGAGCGCCGTGAACGGCAAAAGAGAGTTTTTCGTATGTCGTTGCTCATCATCTCCACGTTTCTTCTGTGCTGGACGCCTATTACTGTTTTAAACACTGTGATCCTCAGCGCAGGCCCCAGCGATCTCACGGTTAGGCTGCGATTGGGATTTCTGGTCATGGCCTACGGCACTACAGTCTTCCATCCGCTGCTGTACGCATTCACCAGGCAGAAATTCCAGAAAGTGCTGAAAAGTAAAATGAAGAAGCGGGTGGTGTCCATCAGCGAGGCGGATCCACTGCCGAACAACGCAGTGATCCGAAACTCTTGGATCGATCCCAAACGGAATAAGAAAGTGACGTTTGATGATCACGAAGCGAGACAGAAATGTCTGTCGTCTGAAGATGCAGACTAAAGACGGCTCGAGGCTTCCAAAAACAGGAACTAGTTCTCATTAAAGCACTGTTATTTATCCTATCGAAGCTTGTTTCTGATATGGAAttttaaaataagttgttttttgtTACAATTACGTGTTTATAATCAACAATTAAGCCTTTTTTTTTACTACTGTGAGATTAAGCTCCTAATTTTGAGTTGAGTTTACACTTCACTATTTACACCTAAATTCAGactttttcatgtaattttgagtttacatcttaCAGTTTTGTCTCTTTCGTAATTTTGGATTTGTAACTTTTTTGGAAATTCTTAGTTTGTTTTTCAAAATTCTGACCTTTACagtttacatcttgcaattttgacttttttgtaaTTTCAGAAGCTGCAACATTTTTGTAATCATTAGTATATTTCACACAATTCTGAGATCTTATTCTGAGTTTTGTGTTGAACCTTCGGAGgttttaactttttttggaatTCTTAGTTTATATTACAAAATTCTGCCAGTTTAGATCTGGCACTTTTGACTTTTAAGGAACTTTGCAATTGTAACATTTTTGGTTAATTCCCAGTTAATTTCCAAATTCCGATGTTTTCCCTCTGAATAttgagtttatatcttgcaattttgactttttcaGAATTACAAAACTTGCAACTTTTTTGGAAATCTTTGTTAATATTACAAAATTTCAACGTTATTTCtctaaatttttattttacattttgcggAACTTTGTAAttgttacttttttggggggaattCTCAGTTAATTTACAAAATTCAGCTATTTTCCATCaaaattttgagtttacatcttgtaattttgactttttaggAACTTTGCAATTGTAACTTTTTGGGGGAATTCTCAGTTAATTGTCAAAATTCTGCCATTTTGCCTCTAAATTTTAGGTTTACATCTGGCATTTTTGACTTTTAAGGAACTTTGCAATTGTAACATTTTTGGTTAATTCCCAGTTAATTTCCAAATTCCGATGTTTTCCCTCTGAATAttgagtttatatcttgcaattttgactttttcaGAATTACAAAACTTGCAACTTTTTTGGAATTCTTCGATGTTCGATGTTCAATTTCGATGTTTTTTGCGGAACTTTGTAATTGTTACTTTTATGGGGGGAATTCTCAGTTAATTGTCAAAATTCTGCCATTTTGCCTCTAAATTTTAGGTTTACATCTGGCATTTTTGACTTTTTCAGAGTTTTGAAAGTTGCAACTCTTACTTTACACCACACAATTCTAAGTTGTTTCTCTGAGTTTTGTGTTTAACTTTTGAAaactgaaagttttttttttgggattGCAGTTTTGACCTTTTTAGAATTTTGGAAGTCGAATTCTTAGTTTTATCTTTCATCACATTGAATATTTCAGAGTTTATTTCAcacaatttagactttttttggCCTCAAAATTCCAAATTCACATTAAATAATCCGCAagagaaattacatttaaatgaagttTTTATTCCACTCCGGAAATAAGCTTCCATAGTTTTCGCCATAAAGGGAATCACTTAGTGTGAATATTAGTCATACATGAGCAGGCACTGAATAATCTGTTACTATTTATAACTATCttggaatataatataataggttTCATAGAATGATACTATTGCAGTTACAAGGTGCATGTCCTTTATAAACCACTGTAAGTACTGTAAATACATGAGAAATGAGATTTGTACATACTCTTTATCAGTTATGTACCTCTATTATAGTCTGTGTATACATGTATTTGTAATAAACTAGGTAGGGTGGGGGGAAAGAAATCCATCTCCAGTTTGACTTGAAATCAGGAGAACTTTGATTTGTCATGTTTGATCTTTCGCAGGAAAACAAAGAGAAGAATTATTGGCAAATCATTACTCAGCAATTCACATGTTAAACTCCAAACAGGAATAAAACACCAAAATCACCTTAAAAAAAGCTGTCTTATGAAATATCGGTAGGTTTAAAACACAGAGCTGCAATAATCGCAACGAAAAGACAATTCCTGCATCAGATATCACCAATAATCACAAAGAAAAGACACTTGCTGCATCAAATATCACCAATAATCACAAAAAGACAATTTCTGCATTAAATATCACAAATAATCACAATTCCTGCATAAAATATTGCCAATAATCACAATTCCTACATCAAATATAGCAAATAATCAATTCCTGCATCAAATATCGCCAATAATCACAATCCCTGCATCAAATATATCCAATAATCACAATTCCTGCTTCAAATATCGCCAATATTCACAAAGAAAAGACAATTCCTGCATCAAATATATCCAATAACCACAATTCCTGCATCAAATAGCCAATAATCACAATTCCTGCATCAAATATATCCAATAATCACAATTCCTGCATCAAATATATCCAATAATCACAATTCCTGCATCAAATATATCCAATAATCACAATTCCTGCATCAAATATATCCAATAATCACAATTCCTGCATCAAATATATCCAATAATCACACTTCCTGCATCAAATATATCCAATAATCACAATTCCTGCATCAAATATATCCAATAATCACACAATTCCTGCATCAAATATATCCAATAATCACATTTCCTGCATCAAATATATCCAATAATCACAATTCCTGCATCAAATATATCCAATAATCACAATTCCTGCATCAAATATATCCAATAATCACAATTCCTGCATCAAATATATCCAATAATCACATTTCCTGCATCAAATATATCCAATAATCACACTTCCTGCATCAAATATATCCAATAATCACATTT
This window contains:
- the gpr22b gene encoding G-protein coupled receptor 22 — translated: MHVPPAAEEESTMSNVTVLDNTESVSPVMTAAGGPYPYPLSFQVSLTGFLMLEIVLGLSSNLTVLALYCMKSNLVNSVSNIVTMNLHVLDVLVCVCCIPLTIVVLMLSLQGDTVLVCCFHEACVSFASVATAANVLAITLDRYDISVKPANRVLTMGRAVALLGCIWVLSFVSFLVPFIEVGFLGPEPTLANQTAVVHVNEYYTELGLYYHLVAQIPIFCLTAVIMLVTYAKILQALNIRIGTRFHATQKKKKKLRRKKNFSLMSTSEQQLPEITDASQSSGGNRGNAPLGMRTSVSVIIALRRAVKRHRERRERQKRVFRMSLLIISTFLLCWTPITVLNTVILSAGPSDLTVRLRLGFLVMAYGTTVFHPLLYAFTRQKFQKVLKSKMKKRVVSISEADPLPNNAVIRNSWIDPKRNKKVTFDDHEARQKCLSSEDAD